One window from the genome of Haloprofundus halobius encodes:
- a CDS encoding Hsp20/alpha crystallin family protein — translation MKRDDRDDPFGDIFGEIERMMNEMTGGFEDRSGFTTETHVDVIDEGDQIRVVADLPGVGKDDIDLKCDGERLTISAASDRREYDERIQLPARVDEHSASATFKNGVLQVTLDRIEDSAEIDVE, via the coding sequence ATGAAGCGAGACGACCGTGACGACCCGTTCGGCGACATTTTCGGCGAAATCGAACGTATGATGAACGAGATGACCGGCGGCTTCGAGGACCGCTCCGGATTCACGACCGAGACGCACGTCGACGTCATCGACGAGGGTGACCAGATTCGCGTCGTCGCCGACCTCCCCGGCGTCGGCAAGGACGACATCGACCTGAAGTGCGACGGCGAGCGCCTCACCATCAGCGCCGCCAGCGACCGCCGCGAGTACGACGAGCGCATCCAACTGCCCGCGCGCGTCGACGAACACTCCGCGAGCGCGACGTTCAAAAACGGCGTCCTCCAGGTGACGCTCGACCGAATCGAGGACTCCGCCGAGATCGACGTCGAGTAG
- a CDS encoding ATP-grasp domain-containing protein: MLRLAVTTDAETFERMRDPLASRGVDVRHLRAKERTIRLTESPTETFDVGFVYPTRLMEGGALDALHEVPWVNDREAILTSRNKAGVIASLSRADVPVPQTTMVSNPVDDDELLAAAREFDGPVVVKPNSTTRGTGIVRVDDPDSLSGVADYLRLVHDYPATGDKAYLLQEYLPDARDYRAMVVDGECVGGVERRLPTEAREEGRWKHNVHRGAKATGVELGERHRRLAEKVAEVLEIPYLGVDLLETENRLVVAETNARPTIDDDAKYDSGFYDRLASLVKRQVET; the protein is encoded by the coding sequence ATGCTGCGACTCGCGGTGACGACGGACGCCGAGACGTTCGAGCGGATGCGCGACCCGCTGGCCTCGCGCGGCGTCGACGTTCGCCACCTCCGTGCGAAAGAACGGACGATTCGACTCACCGAATCCCCGACAGAGACGTTCGACGTGGGCTTCGTCTACCCGACACGTCTCATGGAAGGCGGCGCGCTCGACGCACTCCACGAGGTTCCGTGGGTGAACGACCGCGAAGCGATTCTCACCTCGCGGAACAAAGCAGGCGTTATCGCCTCGCTCTCGCGGGCGGACGTCCCAGTTCCGCAGACGACGATGGTGTCGAACCCCGTCGACGACGACGAACTGCTCGCCGCCGCCCGCGAGTTCGACGGACCGGTCGTCGTCAAGCCGAACTCGACGACCCGGGGGACGGGTATCGTCCGCGTCGACGATCCCGACTCGCTCTCCGGCGTGGCGGACTATCTCCGTCTCGTCCACGACTACCCCGCGACCGGGGACAAGGCGTATCTCCTCCAGGAGTATCTGCCCGACGCGCGCGACTATCGGGCGATGGTCGTCGACGGCGAGTGTGTCGGCGGCGTCGAACGCCGGTTACCGACCGAAGCACGGGAGGAAGGGCGCTGGAAACACAACGTCCACCGCGGCGCGAAGGCGACGGGCGTGGAACTCGGTGAGCGTCACCGCCGTCTCGCCGAGAAAGTCGCCGAGGTGCTGGAGATACCGTACCTCGGCGTCGACCTGCTCGAAACCGAAAATCGGCTCGTCGTCGCCGAGACGAACGCACGACCGACCATCGACGACGACGCGAAGTACGATTCGGGTTTCTACGACCGGTTGGCGTCGCTCGTAAAACGGCAGGTCGAGACGTGA
- the gap gene encoding type I glyceraldehyde-3-phosphate dehydrogenase produces MSEKSYLSAGEEVDESEVVRIALNGFGRIGRNVFRAVIDDPRIELVAINDVMSGEDMRYLGKYDTVMGRLDGVTLEDDRLSIGDTSAEVLNVQSPAELPWDDLAVDVAFECTGIFRTYDDAHDHVKAGADKVIISAPPKGDKPVKQIVYGVNHDEYEGEDVVSNASCTTNSITPVAKVLNDEFGINSGLMTTVHAYTGSQSLIDAPKGKTRRGRAAAENIIPTTTGAAKATTEILPELDGKLDGMAIRVPVPNGSITELVVDLQGDPSAEEINEAFRNAADGELAGVLGYTDDEVVSSDILQLPFSSTVDLNSTNVLENGGLAKILTWYDNEYGFSCRMLDVARYVTEE; encoded by the coding sequence ATGAGTGAAAAATCGTACCTAAGCGCCGGGGAAGAGGTCGACGAGTCGGAAGTCGTGCGCATCGCGCTTAACGGCTTCGGGCGCATCGGGCGGAACGTCTTCCGCGCGGTGATAGACGACCCCCGAATCGAACTCGTGGCGATAAACGACGTGATGAGCGGCGAGGACATGCGATATCTCGGCAAGTACGACACCGTCATGGGTCGCCTCGACGGCGTGACGCTAGAGGACGACCGCCTCTCCATCGGCGACACGTCGGCGGAGGTGCTCAACGTCCAGAGTCCCGCCGAACTGCCGTGGGACGATCTCGCCGTCGACGTCGCCTTCGAGTGTACGGGTATCTTCCGGACGTACGACGACGCCCACGACCACGTCAAAGCGGGCGCGGACAAGGTCATCATCTCCGCGCCGCCGAAGGGCGACAAGCCTGTCAAACAGATCGTCTACGGCGTCAACCACGACGAGTACGAGGGAGAGGACGTGGTGTCGAACGCCTCCTGTACGACCAACAGCATCACGCCGGTGGCGAAGGTGCTCAACGACGAGTTCGGCATCAACTCCGGCCTGATGACGACGGTCCACGCCTACACCGGCTCGCAGAGCCTCATCGACGCGCCGAAGGGCAAGACGCGCCGTGGCCGCGCCGCCGCCGAGAACATCATCCCGACGACGACGGGCGCGGCGAAGGCGACGACCGAGATTCTGCCCGAACTCGACGGGAAACTCGACGGGATGGCGATTCGCGTGCCGGTGCCGAACGGCTCCATCACGGAGCTGGTCGTCGACCTGCAGGGCGACCCGTCGGCGGAGGAAATCAACGAGGCGTTCCGTAACGCCGCCGACGGCGAACTCGCGGGCGTGCTCGGCTACACCGACGACGAGGTCGTCTCCTCGGACATCCTCCAGCTGCCGTTCTCCTCGACGGTCGACCTCAACTCGACGAACGTGCTCGAAAACG
- a CDS encoding 50S ribosomal protein L16, whose translation MADKPASMYREISKQPYTRREYITGIPGSKIAQHNMGNLQTGPEDYPVQISLRVEEECQIRHGALESARLSANRLLLKHVGQPNYKMVLRKFPHHVLRENKQATGAGADRVSDGMRQAFGKPVGTAARVQRNDAVFTAYCNPEDAETVKDAFRRAYNKMSPPCRIVVEEGEELLVA comes from the coding sequence TGGCAGACAAACCGGCCTCAATGTACCGGGAGATCTCCAAACAGCCGTACACGCGGCGTGAGTACATCACTGGGATTCCCGGCTCGAAGATCGCACAGCACAACATGGGTAACCTGCAGACGGGTCCGGAGGACTACCCGGTTCAGATTAGCCTCCGCGTCGAAGAGGAGTGCCAGATCCGCCACGGCGCGCTCGAATCGGCACGCCTGTCGGCGAACCGCCTGCTCCTGAAGCACGTCGGCCAGCCGAACTACAAGATGGTGCTCCGCAAGTTCCCCCACCACGTCCTGCGCGAGAACAAGCAGGCGACCGGTGCGGGTGCGGACCGTGTCTCCGACGGGATGCGCCAGGCGTTCGGGAAACCGGTCGGCACGGCCGCGCGCGTCCAGCGCAACGACGCCGTGTTCACCGCCTACTGCAACCCTGAGGACGCCGAGACGGTGAAGGACGCGTTCCGCCGCGCCTACAACAAGATGTCGCCGCCGTGCCGCATCGTCGTCGAGGAAGGCGAAGAACTGCTCGTCGCGTAA